A part of Drosophila ananassae strain 14024-0371.13 chromosome 2R, ASM1763931v2, whole genome shotgun sequence genomic DNA contains:
- the LOC6493077 gene encoding uncharacterized protein LOC6493077 encodes MLHTEALQNNGHPGGIYAPLRQAMSDSESDEEIEIHNASKYSRNPESSTNPLQLQAQRSRIPPNSLPLKSPHTRATTSTRIVTRNPTNGGYPNRNPQKFQLEGSSYATNMQNTFRSVMLSDNGGVGSELSNFNSEFDSNADNVAILGSTQGLEASKRTPMSPARRCCFIGSLLLCVFAVVSFVWLVPCGNADGTGACPAVGDRIKTHNWLNNYTRAELKGGVNVVGGLRIWENNLIFMYRGDAFFPEFRPGNERRNGIICLIGSSGAVAWFVEMVDEPVALDCTLIDVDGNGKSDCLVLDEYGELGAINPVSGQWLWWFKERSARKVDAFDFPIILPDLDNDGVLDLLLVTSLSLEQRTKSLAQQKHEPPAQLEARNVLRLLSGRKGSPIGEGFRIHDCLRLNNIKLLNNLEGGNVSFSCQRSNGTEQPRSKSLAELFALITNKSIVGQRLLPSSKISQHRNHGQRREADSQKNIYSLSGRELVVENRGRCPEDCNVTFVLSEVRNGKPSVFRSFSESGMYGMVPAQWHFKNSKNQMSGFVMKFWKWHGLVKPTKPSSSSNNVQKSGSSNHTKNMNAIKDKEKLQEKKKQQQQRLKRSSRAPAEEHRFPPSHQEFDVFGHLVQKRETFGVPSKNQTKANGMSGITGGSYKMQMITETVMLVIFVGADTRIENTSQSNIVQFCRNDRNEVVCQPDLNNQEYSTLIADLDQDGSQELVTYTSTFVHPEEKPLSEWKLLTYVRLLRLQSELPVFYENVMHN; translated from the coding sequence ATGCTGCACACGGAAGCGTTGCAAAATAACGGTCACCCGGGTGGCATCTATGCACCGTTAAGGCAGGCGATGAGCGATTCCGAATCCGACGAAGAGATCGAGATACACAACGCCAGCAAGTATAGCCGCAATCCAGAGTCCTCGACGAATCCTCTCCAGCTGCAAGCCCAACGAAGTCGCATTCCGCCAAACAGTTTACCTTTGAAGTCGCCCCATACGCGGGCCACAACTTCCACAAGGATAGTGACCAGGAATCCAACAAACGGAGGCTATCCGAACAGGAACCCACAGAAATTTCAACTGGAGGGCAGTAGCTACGCGACCAACATGCAGAACACTTTTCGCTCCGTCATGCTGAGTGATAATGGTGGGGTTGGATCCGAGTTGTCCAACTTCAACAGCGAATTCGACTCTAATGCCGACAATGTGGCCATTCTAGGCAGCACGCAGGGACTAGAGGCATCCAAACGGACCCCCATGTCCCCGGCAAGGCGCTGCTGCTTCATCGGGAGCCTTCTCCTTTGTGTCTTTGCCGTAGTCTCTTTTGTTTGGCTGGTTCCGTGCGGAAATGCCGATGGAACCGGCGCCTGTCCAGCTGTCGGGGATCGCATCAAGACCCACAACTGGCTAAACAACTACACCCGGGCGGAGCTCAAGGGAGGAGTCAATGTAGTGGGTGGACTGCGTATCTGGGAGAACAACCTGATATTCATGTATCGCGGCGATGCCTTCTTTCCCGAATTCCGGCCAGGCAACGAGCGCCGCAATGGGATAATTTGCCTGATAGGCAGCTCCGGAGCAGTGGCCTGGTTTGTGGAAATGGTGGATGAGCCGGTGGCTTTGGACTGCACTCTGATTGATGTCGATGGCAATGGAAAGTCAGATTGTCTGGTGCTGGACGAATATGGTGAACTGGGCGCCATCAATCCCGTCTCCGGACAGTGGCTCTGGTGGTTCAAGGAGCGATCGGCCCGTAAAGTGGACGCCTTTGATTTTCCCATCATTCTTCCGGATCTTGATAACGATGGAGTGCTGGACTTGCTGCTGGTGACTAGTTTGTCGCTGGAGCAACGTACCAAGTCGCTGGCACAGCAGAAACACGAGCCGCCTGCCCAACTGGAGGCGCGAAATGTGCTGCGTTTGCTTTCCGGCCGAAAGGGCAGCCCCATTGGCGAGGGCTTCCGCATCCACGATTGCCTGAGATTGAATAACATCAAATTGTTGAATAACCTGGAAGGCGGGAATGTCAGCTTCTCGTGCCAAAGATCCAACGGAACGGAGCAGCCGAGGTCCAAGAGCCTGGCGGAACTGTTCGCCCTCATTACCAACAAGTCTATTGTGGGCCAGAGACTGCTTCCGTCCTCGAAGATCTCCCAGCACCGCAATCATGGGCAGCGGCGCGAAGCGGATTCCCAGAAGAACATATACTCGTTGAGCGGAAGGGAGCTGGTGGTCGAAAACCGAGGGCGATGTCCGGAGGATTGCAATGTGACCTTTGTCCTGAGCGAAGTTCGCAACGGAAAGCCAAGTGTCTTCCGTAGCTTCAGCGAAAGCGGAATGTACGGAATGGTTCCGGCCCAGTGGCACTTTAAGAACTCGAAGAACCAGATGTCCGGCTTCGTGATGAAATTCTGGAAGTGGCATGGCCTGGTGAAGCCCACGAAAccgagctcctccagcaacaATGTCCAGAAGAGTGGCAGCAGCAATCACACAAAGAACATGAACGCCATTAAGGACAAGGAGAAGCTGCAGGAGAaaaagaagcagcagcaacaaaggCTAAAGAGGAGCAGTCGTGCCCCAGCTGAGGAGCACCGATTCCCACCATCCCACCAAGAATTCGACGTCTTTGGGCATTTGGTGCAGAAGAGGGAGACCTTTGGGGTGCCATCCAAGAACCAAACGAAAGCAAATGGCATGTCTGGCATCACCGGAGGCAGCTACAAAATGCAGATGATCACCGAAACCGTGATGCTGGTCATCTTCGTTGGGGCCGATACCCGAATCGAAAACACTTCGCAGAGCAACATCGTCCAATTTTGCAGGAACGATCGGAACGAAGTGGTGTGCCAGCCGGACCTAAACAACCAAGAGTACTCAACCCTTATTGCCGATCTGGATCAGGATGGTTCCCAGGAGCTGGTCACGTACACGTCCACCTTCGTGCACCCCGAGGAGAAGCCGCTCAGCGAGTGGAAGCTACTCACCTATGTGCGACTGCTGCGCCTCCAGTCGGAGCTGCCCGTGTTCTACGAGAACGTGATGCACAACTAA
- the LOC6506917 gene encoding cAMP-dependent protein kinase type I regulatory subunit isoform X3: protein MSYMMAKTLEEQSLRECEHYIQTHGIQRVLKDCIVQLCVRRPENPVQFLRQYFQKLEREQVKLDASRQVISPDDAEDLSPMPQTAAPPVRRRGGISAEPVTEEDATNYVKKVVPKDYKTMNALSKAIAKNVLFAHLDESERSDIFDAMFPVNHIAGENIIQQGDEGDNFYVIDVGEVDVFVNSELVTTISEGGSFGELALIYGTPRAATVRAKTDVKLWGIDRDSYRRILMGSTIRKRKMYEEFLSRVSILESLDKWERLTVADSLETCSFEDGETIVKQGAAGDDFYIILEGCAVVLQQRSEQGEEPAEVGRLGSSDYFGEIALLLDRPRAATVVARGPLKCVKLDRARFERVLGPCADILKRNITQYNSFVSLSV from the exons ATGTCCTACATGATGGCCAAGACGCTGGAGGAGCAGAGCCTGCGGGAGTGCGAGCACTATATCCAAACTCACGGCATCCAGCGCGTCCTGAAGGACTGCATCGTCCAGCTATGTGTTCGTCGCCCCGAGAATCCAGTGCAGTTCCTGCGTCAGTACTTCCAGAAGCTAGAGCGG GAACAAGTCAAACTGGATGCCAGTAGACAGGTAATCAGCCCCGACGACGCCGAAGATCTCAGCCCGATGCCACAGACAGCAGCTCCGCCCGTGCGCCGGCGTGGCGGCATTTCCGCCGAGCCCGTTACCGAGGAGGACGCCACCAACTATGTGAAAAAGGTGGTGCCCAAGGACTACAAGACAATGAACGCCCTGTCCAAGGCCATTGCCAAGAACGTTCTGTTCGCCCATTTGGATGAGAGCGAGCGATCGGACATCTTCGATGCCATGTTCCCCGTGAATCACATCGCCGGCGAGAACATCATCCAGCAGGGGGATGAGGGTGACAACTTCTATGTCATTGACGTGGGCGAGGTTGAT GTTTTCGTCAACTCGGAACTGGTCACCACCATCAGCGAGGGCGGCAGCTTCGGAGAACTGGCGCTGATCTACGGCACCCCTCGGGCTGCCACCGTCCGGGCCAAGACCGATGTCAAGCTGTGGGGCATCGACCGCGACTCCTACCGCCGCATCCTGATGGGCTCCACCATCCGCAAGCGGAAGATGTACGAGGAGTTCTTGTCGCGCGTCTCCATCCTGGAGAGTCTGGACAAGTGGGAGCGCCTCACCGTGGCCGACTCGCTGGAGACGTGCTCCTTCGAGGACGGCGAAACGATTGTGAAACAGGGAGCCGCCGGCGACGACTTCTACATCATCCTCGAGGGCTGTGCGGTGGTGCTGCAGCAGCGCTCCGAG CAGGGCGAGGAACCTGCCGAGGTGGGACGTCTGGGTAGCAGCGATTACTTTGGCGAGATAGCCCTGCTGTTGGACCGACCACGGGCGGCGACTGTGGTGGCCCGCGGGCCGCTCAAGTGCGTCAAGCTGGACAGAGCGAG ATTTGAACGTGTTCTGGGACCCTGCGCTGACATTCTCAAACGCAACATCACGCAGTACAACAGTTTCGTTTCGCTGTCCGTTTAA
- the LOC6506917 gene encoding cAMP-dependent protein kinase type I regulatory subunit isoform X4 encodes MSYMMAKTLEEQSLRECEHYIQTHGIQRVLKDCIVQLCVRRPENPVQFLRQYFQKLEREQVKLDASRQVISPDDAEDLSPMPQTAAPPVRRRGGISAEPVTEEDATNYVKKVVPKDYKTMNALSKAIAKNVLFAHLDESERSDIFDAMFPVNHIAGENIIQQGDEGDNFYVIDVGEVDVFVNSELVTTISEGGSFGELALIYGTPRAATVRAKTDVKLWGIDRDSYRRILMGSTIRKRKMYEEFLSRVSILESLDKWERLTVADSLETCSFEDGETIVKQGAAGDDFYIILEGCAVVLQQRSEGEEPAEVGRLGSSDYFGEIALLLDRPRAATVVARGPLKCVKLDRARFERVLGPCADILKRNITQYNSFVSLSV; translated from the exons ATGTCCTACATGATGGCCAAGACGCTGGAGGAGCAGAGCCTGCGGGAGTGCGAGCACTATATCCAAACTCACGGCATCCAGCGCGTCCTGAAGGACTGCATCGTCCAGCTATGTGTTCGTCGCCCCGAGAATCCAGTGCAGTTCCTGCGTCAGTACTTCCAGAAGCTAGAGCGG GAACAAGTCAAACTGGATGCCAGTAGACAGGTAATCAGCCCCGACGACGCCGAAGATCTCAGCCCGATGCCACAGACAGCAGCTCCGCCCGTGCGCCGGCGTGGCGGCATTTCCGCCGAGCCCGTTACCGAGGAGGACGCCACCAACTATGTGAAAAAGGTGGTGCCCAAGGACTACAAGACAATGAACGCCCTGTCCAAGGCCATTGCCAAGAACGTTCTGTTCGCCCATTTGGATGAGAGCGAGCGATCGGACATCTTCGATGCCATGTTCCCCGTGAATCACATCGCCGGCGAGAACATCATCCAGCAGGGGGATGAGGGTGACAACTTCTATGTCATTGACGTGGGCGAGGTTGAT GTTTTCGTCAACTCGGAACTGGTCACCACCATCAGCGAGGGCGGCAGCTTCGGAGAACTGGCGCTGATCTACGGCACCCCTCGGGCTGCCACCGTCCGGGCCAAGACCGATGTCAAGCTGTGGGGCATCGACCGCGACTCCTACCGCCGCATCCTGATGGGCTCCACCATCCGCAAGCGGAAGATGTACGAGGAGTTCTTGTCGCGCGTCTCCATCCTGGAGAGTCTGGACAAGTGGGAGCGCCTCACCGTGGCCGACTCGCTGGAGACGTGCTCCTTCGAGGACGGCGAAACGATTGTGAAACAGGGAGCCGCCGGCGACGACTTCTACATCATCCTCGAGGGCTGTGCGGTGGTGCTGCAGCAGCGCTCCGAG GGCGAGGAACCTGCCGAGGTGGGACGTCTGGGTAGCAGCGATTACTTTGGCGAGATAGCCCTGCTGTTGGACCGACCACGGGCGGCGACTGTGGTGGCCCGCGGGCCGCTCAAGTGCGTCAAGCTGGACAGAGCGAG ATTTGAACGTGTTCTGGGACCCTGCGCTGACATTCTCAAACGCAACATCACGCAGTACAACAGTTTCGTTTCGCTGTCCGTTTAA
- the LOC6493076 gene encoding histone-like protein 18C isoform X1 codes for MSSFTSDQTSEDSFSQPISHRIPNQKSDPSPTKNTKSMRDAKSNRDPRTTKDSKSHRDSKSEGSSGGSHGRQYQSVQDSAGSNALESPYSRFLHEFRSRYGDYYSHDQVTKAAEQRWCDMALNHGSNKRLNGQAHTIPNALNARACDDHRAAYSYAGMDLDSGAASTNEFSFGGGGAGDDDGQCGKKKASKVCKTKPKKAKPSCPKPKPKCSKPKPMCRKPKPKNPCRRAPACPKKPKPKCAKAKPKCSKPKKAACPKKC; via the exons ATGAGCAGTTTTACAAGCGACCAGACGAGCGAGGACAGCTTCTCGCAGCCGATCAGCCATCGCATTCCGAACCAAAAAAGCGACCCATCCCCGACAAAGAATACCAAGTCGATGAGGGATGCCAAGAGCAACAGAGATCCCAGGACCACAAAGGACTCTAAATCCCATCGAGATTCCAAGTCGGAAGGATCGAGCGGCGGCTCGCACGGCCGGCAATACCAGAGCGTGCAGGATAGCGCCGGATCGAACGCCCTGGAGTCACCTTACTCGCGCTTCCTGCACGAGTTCAGGAGCCGCTATGGCGACTACTACAGCCACGACCAGGTTACCAAGGCGGCGGAACAACGCTGGTGCGACATGGCCCTCAACCATGGCTCAAACAAAAGACTCAACGGG CAGGCCCATACCATTCCGAATGCTTTAAACGCCCGCGCATGCGACGATCATAGGGCAGCATATTCCTATGCTGGGATGGACCTAGATTCTGGGGCAGCCAGCACCAATGAATTCTCCttcggcggcggcggcgccGGTGACGACGACGGTCAGTGCGGCAAAAAGAAGGCATCGAAGGTGTGCAAGACCAAGCCGAAGAAGGCCAAGCCTAGCTGCCCCAAGCCGAAGCCCAAGTGCTCCAAGCCGAAGCCAATGTGCCGTAAGCCGAAGCCCAAGAACCCGTGTCGCAGGGCCCCGGCGTGTCCCAagaagccaaagccaaagtgCGCCAAGGCCAAGCCCAAGTGCAGCAAACCCAAAAAAGCAGCTTGCCCGAAAAAGTGCTGA
- the LOC6493076 gene encoding histone-like protein 18C isoform X2 → MSSFTSDQTSEDSFSQPISHRIPNQKSDPSPTKNTKSMRDAKSNRDPRTTKDSKSHRDSKSEGSSGGSHGRQYQSVQDSAGSNALESPYSRFLHEFRSRYGDYYSHDQVTKAAEQRWCDMALNHGSNKRLNGAHTIPNALNARACDDHRAAYSYAGMDLDSGAASTNEFSFGGGGAGDDDGQCGKKKASKVCKTKPKKAKPSCPKPKPKCSKPKPMCRKPKPKNPCRRAPACPKKPKPKCAKAKPKCSKPKKAACPKKC, encoded by the exons ATGAGCAGTTTTACAAGCGACCAGACGAGCGAGGACAGCTTCTCGCAGCCGATCAGCCATCGCATTCCGAACCAAAAAAGCGACCCATCCCCGACAAAGAATACCAAGTCGATGAGGGATGCCAAGAGCAACAGAGATCCCAGGACCACAAAGGACTCTAAATCCCATCGAGATTCCAAGTCGGAAGGATCGAGCGGCGGCTCGCACGGCCGGCAATACCAGAGCGTGCAGGATAGCGCCGGATCGAACGCCCTGGAGTCACCTTACTCGCGCTTCCTGCACGAGTTCAGGAGCCGCTATGGCGACTACTACAGCCACGACCAGGTTACCAAGGCGGCGGAACAACGCTGGTGCGACATGGCCCTCAACCATGGCTCAAACAAAAGACTCAACGGG GCCCATACCATTCCGAATGCTTTAAACGCCCGCGCATGCGACGATCATAGGGCAGCATATTCCTATGCTGGGATGGACCTAGATTCTGGGGCAGCCAGCACCAATGAATTCTCCttcggcggcggcggcgccGGTGACGACGACGGTCAGTGCGGCAAAAAGAAGGCATCGAAGGTGTGCAAGACCAAGCCGAAGAAGGCCAAGCCTAGCTGCCCCAAGCCGAAGCCCAAGTGCTCCAAGCCGAAGCCAATGTGCCGTAAGCCGAAGCCCAAGAACCCGTGTCGCAGGGCCCCGGCGTGTCCCAagaagccaaagccaaagtgCGCCAAGGCCAAGCCCAAGTGCAGCAAACCCAAAAAAGCAGCTTGCCCGAAAAAGTGCTGA
- the LOC6506916 gene encoding uncharacterized protein LOC6506916, which translates to MGRAEKMTKPDNDRPGNPVFITSCAEYNFLREYRRGCEQGDSSPLTILREATSAWQAMSPEERAMFEEERYLRMSFDCSSLDAVGLAVDVVAAEQMIVHRTASTCLVQKTKPKSKPKRKMATKSAAWKRRNQIPKARVSRPKRRARKARLMPSPGRAHAA; encoded by the coding sequence ATGGGACGTGCAGAGAAAATGACCAAGCCCGATAACGACCGTCCAGGCAATCCGGTCTTCATCACCAGCTGTGCCGAGTACAACTTCCTCCGGGAATACCGCCGGGGCTGCGAGCAGGGGGACAGCTCTCCCCTGACCATCCTGAGAGAGGCCACCAGTGCCTGGCAGGCCATGTCGCCCGAGGAGCGGGCAATGTTTGAGGAGGAGCGCTATCTGCGGATGAGCTTCGATTGCTCCAGCCTGGACGCCGTGGGCCTGGCTGTCGATGTGGTGGCCGCCGAGCAGATGATCGTCCACCGGACAGCCAGCACTTGTCTTGTTCAGAAGACCAAGCCCAAGTCCAAGCCCAAGCGCAAGATGGCGACCAAGTCGGCCGCATGGAAGCGGCGCAATCAGATCCCAAAGGCGCGCGTTTCTAGACCAAAGCGTCGTGCCCGTAAAGCCCGACTCATGCCGAGTCCTGGACGGGCACACGCTGCGTAG